In Nymphaea colorata isolate Beijing-Zhang1983 chromosome 3, ASM883128v2, whole genome shotgun sequence, a genomic segment contains:
- the LOC116249782 gene encoding cellulose synthase-like protein E6, with product MGERREEIPLHSSRRGRRRGRGMYRLLAGINLAGMVAVLFYRVTNIPHESLSLRLLWAAMTLSELWFVLYWIMNQAVRWDPIYRSTFKDRLSLRFEEELPGVDAFVCTADPWKEPPLLVIGTVLSLMAYDYPPEKLSVYLSDDGGSDLTLYALLEASFFSKHWLPFCRKFKIEPRSPAAFFSAEAVPPLTFSQELSTMKSLYEDMANRIESAVSLGRVPPEIREEHQRLFSDWNPTTNSRDHPSILKILIGGGDSKAVDVDRCPLPTLVYMAREKRPTYPHHFKAGAMNALLRVSSEISNAPIILNVDCDMYSNDSQSVRDALCFFMDERTGSRTAFVQFPQKFNVTKNDLYDASLLSYNEVNSYGFDGFEGMMYIGSACFHRRDCLTGRKYSDDFKGDLNGRTWKKSLESADVLEERGKFLTSCASEENTMWGTEVGLKYGCPVEDVITGLAIQCRGWRSVYFNPKRAAFIGVAPATLNDTLIQRERWAEGNFQIFLSRYCTFVYGKGKISLGLQMCYSIYGLWAPSSLPALCYAIAPSLCLLNNVSLFPKISTLWSIPFVYVIISTYGYSLVEFLCLGGTFKFWWNGQRMWMIRRVTSYFFAFLDSMLKLIGMGQMKFTITSKVVDADATARYENEIMEFGIASPMFILLTTVSVHNLVCLAALVFKVVVNGIEVLDPLFFQATLCGSMVLLSLPIYEAAFIRKDKGKIPTAVAFIAVILTLAISFLAVLYE from the exons atgggggaAAGGAGAGAGGAGATTCCTCTGCACAGCagcagaagaggaagaagaagaggaagaggcatGTACAGACTGTTGGCAGGCATCAACCTTGCGGGGATGGTGGCCGTCCTCTTCTACAGGGTAACCAACATCCCCCATGAGAGCCTGAGCCTAAGGCTTCTGTGGGCAGCCATGACACTCTCGGAGCTGTGGTTTGTTCTATATTGGATCATGAATCAGGCCGTCCGGTGGGATCCCATCTACCGATCCACCTTCAAGGATCGACTCTCGCTCCG GTTCGAAGAGGAGCTGCCAGGGGTGGACGCGTTCGTGTGCACTGCAGATCCATGGAAGGAGCCACCGTTGCTCGTCATCGGCACAGTGCTGTCTCTTATGGCGTACGACTACCCGCCGGAGAAGCTCAGCGTATATCTTTCTGACGACGGCGGCTCCGACTTGACGTTGTATGCTCTCCTTGAAGCCTCTTTTTTCTCCAAGCACTGGCTGCCCTTCTGCCGGAAGTTTAAGATCGAGCCCAGGTCGCCGGCCGCATTCTTCTCCGCCGAAGCTGTTCCGCCCCTCACCTTTTCACAGGAGTTATCGACCatgaag AGCTTGTACGAAGACATGGCGAATCGTATTGAAAGTGCTGTCAGTCTAGGCAGAGTTCCACCAGAGATTCGTGAAGAACACCAAAGACTTTTCTCTGACTGGAATCCAACAACAAACTCACGAGATCATCCTTCCATTCTCAAG aTACTAATTGGTGGTGGAGACTCAAAGGCAGTAGACGTTGACCGGTGCCCATTGCCGACTCTTGTGTACATGGCCCGTGAGAAGAGGCCCACCTATCCCCATCATTTCAAGGCTGGAGCTATGAATGCACTC TTAAGGGTATCATCAGAGATCAGCAATGCTCCCATAATACTCAATGTGGACTGTGACATGTATTCCAATGATTCACAATCCGTAAGAGATGCATTGTGCTTCTTCATGGACGAAAGGACGGGAAGCCGAACTGCATTTGTTCAATTCCCTCAGAAGTTCAACGTCACCAAGAATGATCTTTATGATGCTTCTTTACTTTCCTACAATGAG GTAAATTCATATGGATTTGATGGATTTGAGGGAATGATGTATATCGGGAGCGCATGCTTCCATAGGAGAGATTGTCTCACCGGAAGAAAGTACAGTGATGATTTCAAAGGAGATCTTAATGGAAGGACATGGAAGAAGTCTTTGGAGAGTGCTGATGTATtggaagaaagaggaaaatttCTTACTAGTTGTGCCAGTGAAGAGAACACTATGTGGGGAACagag GTGGGATTGAAATATGGTTGTCCTGTGGAGGATGTCATCACTGGGCTTGCAATACAGTGCAGAGGGTGGAGATCTGTTTATTTCAATCCGAAAAGGGCTGCTTTCATAGGGGTCGCCCCGGCTACCTTGAATGACACCTTAATTCAAAGAGAAAGGTGGGCTGAAGGAAACTTTCAAATTTTCCTCTCCAGATACTGCACTTTTGTATATGGGAAGGGGAAGATAAGCCTCGGCCTTCAGATGTGCTACAGCATCTATGGCCTCTGGGCTCCCAGTTCCTTGCCAGCGTTGTGTTATGCAATTGCACCTTCACTTTGCCTCCTAAATAACGTTTCTCTGTTTCCTAAG ATATCTACTCTCTGGTCCATACCTTTTGTATATGTCATCATAAGCACATATGGATACAGTCTGGTGGAGTTTCTGTGCTTAGGAGGCACATTTAAGTTCTGGTGGAACGGACAACGAATGTGGATGATTAGAAGAGTAACATCCTACTTCTTTGCATTCCTTGACTCAATGTTGAAGCTTATAGGCATGGGGCAGATGAAATTCACAATAACATCGAAGGTTGTGGATGCGGATGCAACAGCTCGATATGAGAACGAAATCATGGAGTTTGGAATTGCATCACCCATGTTCATATTGCTCACAACAGTTTCAGTCCATAATTTAGTGTGCTTGGCAGCACTAGTTTTTAAAGTGGTTGTGAACGGAATTGAAGTTCTGGATCCCCTGTTTTTCCAAGCAACTTTGTGCGGATCCATGGTGCTACTCAGCCTCCCCATATATGAAGCAGCATTCATCCGTAAGGACAAAGGGAAGATACCAACAGCAGTTGCTTTTATCGCGGTCATTTTAACATTGGCGATATCATTCTTGGCAGTTCTTTATGAGTGA
- the LOC116249781 gene encoding cellulose synthase-like protein E6 isoform X2 — protein MGREEMSLHSSIGARGRTMYKLFVASNLAGIMGILYYRATNIPREGPSLRLLVWAAMSLSELWFGFYWLVTQSARWDPIYRSTSKDRLSNRFERELPGVDAFVCTADPWKEPPLLVIGTVLSLMAYDYPPEKLSVYLSDDGGSDLTLYALLEASAFSKHWLPFCRKFKIEPRSPASFFSTNPDPPLTSSQEWSTMKSLYEEMAHRIESAVSLGRVPPEIREEHQRLFSEWNSGTNSRDHPAILKILIGGGDSKAVDVDGCPLPTLVYLAREKRPGYPHHFKAGAMNALLRVSAEVSNAPIILNVDCDMYSNDSQSVRDALCFFMDEKTGSRTAFVQFPQRFDNITKNDIYDASLLLFTEVEFYGLDRFEGPLYIGSGCFHRRESLTGREYSEDFKGDLNGRMWSKPVGMVEELEERSRKLAACYFEENTLWGTEVGLKYGCPVEDVITGLSIQCRGWKSVYFSPKRAAFLGLAATTLNDVLVQQTRWSGGDFQILISRYSPFLCGPKKISLGLQMCYCIYCLWVPNCFPTLCYAIAPSLCLLYGIPMFPKISSLWLIPFVYVCISSYGYSLVEILCVGGTFKMWWNAQRMWMMRRVTSYFFAFLDFILKLVGMGEMKFTITSKVADAESETRYRNEIMEFGTASPMFILPTTLAIHHLVCWVVMVFRVVEKGIGVLDDLFVQAALCGFLVLISLPIYEAAFLRRDKGRIPTSVTSISVTLALMISFLAAR, from the exons atgGGGAGGGAGGAGATGAGTCTGCACAGCAGCATAGGAGCAAGAGGCAGAACCATGTACAAGTTGTTTGTGGCCTCAAATCTTGCAGGGATTATGGGCATCCTCTACTACAGAGCCACCAACATCCCCCGTGAAGGCCCCTCTTTAAGGCTTCTAGTTTGGGCAGCCATGTCCCTCTCTGAGCTCTGGTTTGGTTTCTATTGGCTTGTTACTCAGTCTGCCCGCTGGGATCCCATCTATCGATCCACCTCCAAAGATCGGCTCTCCAACAG GTTTGAAAGGGAGCTGCCGGGGGTGGACGCCTTCGTGTGCACTGCAGATCCATGGAAGGAGCCACCGTTGCTCGTCATAGGCACAGTGCTGTCTCTCATGGCCTACGACTACCCACCGGAGAAGCTCAGCGTATATCTTTCGGACGATGGCGGCTCCGACTTGACGTTGTATGCCCTCCTTGAAGCCTCTGCCTTTTCCAAGCACTGGCTGCCCTTTTGCCGGAAGTTTAAGATCGAGCCCAGGTCGCCGGCCTCATTCTTCTCCACCAATCCTGATCCGCCCCTCACCTCTTCGCAGGAATGGTCGACCatgaag AGCTTGTACGAAGAGATGGCGCATCGTATTGAAAGTGCAGTCAGTTTAGGCAGAGTTCCACCAGAGATTCGTGAAGAACACCAAAGGCTTTTCTCTGAGTGGAATTCAGGCACAAACTCACGCGATCATCCAGCAATACTCAAG ATACTAATTGGTGGTGGAGACTCAAAGGCAGTAGACGTCGATGGGTGCCCATTGCCAACTCTTGTATACTTGGCCCGTGAAAAGAGGCCTGGCTACCCTCATCATTTCAAGGCTGGAGCTATGAACGCCCTG CTAAGGGTATCGGCCGAGGTGAGTAATGCTCCCATAATACTCAATGTGGACTGCGACATGTACTCTAACGATTCACAATCTGTAAGAGATGCATTGTGCTTCTTCATGGACGAAAAGACGGGAAGCCGAACTGCATTCGTTCAATTCCCTCAGCGTTTCGACAACATCACCAAGAATGACATCTATGATGCGTCGTTATTACTCTTCACCGAG GTTGAATTTTATGGACTTGATCGATTCGAGGGGCCATTGTATATTGGGAGTGGTTGCTTCcatagaagagagagtcttACTGGAAGGGAATATAGCGAAGACTTCAAGGGAGATCTGAATGGGAGGATGTGGAGCAAGCCTGTGGGAATGGTTGAAGAATTGGAAGAGAGAAGCAGGAAACTTGCTGCTTGTTATTTTGAAGAGAACACTCTATGGGGAACTGag GTGGGATTGAAATATGGGTGTCCAGTGGAGGATGTCATAACTGGGCTTTCAATACAATGTAGAGGGTGGAAGTCTGTTTATTTCAGCCCAAAGAGAGCTGCTTTCTTGGGGCTTGCTGCCACTACCCTAAATGATGTATTAGTTCAACAAACGAGGTGGTCTGGAGGAGATTTTCAGATCTTAATATCTAGATACTCACCTTTCCTCTGCGGCCCTAAAAAAATAAGCCTTGGTCTTCAGATGTGTTATTGCATCTATTGCTTGTGGGTCCCCAATTGCTTTCCCACTTTATGTTATGCTATTGCGCCATCACTTTGCCTCCTCTATGGAATTCCCATGTTCCCCAAG ATCTCCAGTCTTTGGCTTATACCTTTTGTATATGTTTGCATAAGTTCTTATGGGTACAGTCTGGTGGAAATTTTATGTGTGGGAGGTACATTTAAGATGTGGTGGAATGCACAACGAATGTGGATGATGAGAAGGGTGACATCCTACTTCTTTGCATTCCTCGACTTCATCTTGAAGCTTGTAGGCATGGGGGAGATGAAATTCACAATAACATCCAAAGTTGCAGATGCGGAATCAGAAACCCGATACAGGAACGAAATCATGGAGTTCGGAACTGCGTCGCCCATGTTCATATTGCCCACAACACTTGCTATACATCACTTGGTGTGCTGGGTAGTAATGGTTTTCAGGGTGGTGGAGAAAGGAATTGGAGTTTTGGATGACCTGTTTGTTCAAGCTGCATTATGTGGCTTCTTGGTGCTCATCAGCCTCCCCATTTATGAAGCAGCATTCCTTCGTAGAGACAAGGGACGGATTCCTACATCAGTTACTTCCATCTCTGTAACATTAGccttgatgatatcattcttagCTGCACGCTGA
- the LOC116249781 gene encoding cellulose synthase-like protein E6 isoform X1, which produces MGREEMSLHSSIGARGRTMYKLFVASNLAGIMGILYYRATNIPREGPSLRLLVWAAMSLSELWFGFYWLVTQSARWDPIYRSTSKDRLSNRFERELPGVDAFVCTADPWKEPPLLVIGTVLSLMAYDYPPEKLSVYLSDDGGSDLTLYALLEASAFSKHWLPFCRKFKIEPRSPASFFSTNPDPPLTSSQEWSTMKSLYEEMAHRIESAVSLGRVPPEIREEHQRLFSEWNSGTNSRDHPAILKILIGGGDSKAVDVDGCPLPTLVYLAREKRPGYPHHFKAGAMNALLRVSAEVSNAPIILNVDCDMYSNDSQSVRDALCFFMDEKTGSRTAFVQFPQRFDNITKNDIYDASLLLFTEVTNAQVIHFSCIFNIFSRPGSDPFSISICTVEFYGLDRFEGPLYIGSGCFHRRESLTGREYSEDFKGDLNGRMWSKPVGMVEELEERSRKLAACYFEENTLWGTEVGLKYGCPVEDVITGLSIQCRGWKSVYFSPKRAAFLGLAATTLNDVLVQQTRWSGGDFQILISRYSPFLCGPKKISLGLQMCYCIYCLWVPNCFPTLCYAIAPSLCLLYGIPMFPKISSLWLIPFVYVCISSYGYSLVEILCVGGTFKMWWNAQRMWMMRRVTSYFFAFLDFILKLVGMGEMKFTITSKVADAESETRYRNEIMEFGTASPMFILPTTLAIHHLVCWVVMVFRVVEKGIGVLDDLFVQAALCGFLVLISLPIYEAAFLRRDKGRIPTSVTSISVTLALMISFLAAR; this is translated from the exons atgGGGAGGGAGGAGATGAGTCTGCACAGCAGCATAGGAGCAAGAGGCAGAACCATGTACAAGTTGTTTGTGGCCTCAAATCTTGCAGGGATTATGGGCATCCTCTACTACAGAGCCACCAACATCCCCCGTGAAGGCCCCTCTTTAAGGCTTCTAGTTTGGGCAGCCATGTCCCTCTCTGAGCTCTGGTTTGGTTTCTATTGGCTTGTTACTCAGTCTGCCCGCTGGGATCCCATCTATCGATCCACCTCCAAAGATCGGCTCTCCAACAG GTTTGAAAGGGAGCTGCCGGGGGTGGACGCCTTCGTGTGCACTGCAGATCCATGGAAGGAGCCACCGTTGCTCGTCATAGGCACAGTGCTGTCTCTCATGGCCTACGACTACCCACCGGAGAAGCTCAGCGTATATCTTTCGGACGATGGCGGCTCCGACTTGACGTTGTATGCCCTCCTTGAAGCCTCTGCCTTTTCCAAGCACTGGCTGCCCTTTTGCCGGAAGTTTAAGATCGAGCCCAGGTCGCCGGCCTCATTCTTCTCCACCAATCCTGATCCGCCCCTCACCTCTTCGCAGGAATGGTCGACCatgaag AGCTTGTACGAAGAGATGGCGCATCGTATTGAAAGTGCAGTCAGTTTAGGCAGAGTTCCACCAGAGATTCGTGAAGAACACCAAAGGCTTTTCTCTGAGTGGAATTCAGGCACAAACTCACGCGATCATCCAGCAATACTCAAG ATACTAATTGGTGGTGGAGACTCAAAGGCAGTAGACGTCGATGGGTGCCCATTGCCAACTCTTGTATACTTGGCCCGTGAAAAGAGGCCTGGCTACCCTCATCATTTCAAGGCTGGAGCTATGAACGCCCTG CTAAGGGTATCGGCCGAGGTGAGTAATGCTCCCATAATACTCAATGTGGACTGCGACATGTACTCTAACGATTCACAATCTGTAAGAGATGCATTGTGCTTCTTCATGGACGAAAAGACGGGAAGCCGAACTGCATTCGTTCAATTCCCTCAGCGTTTCGACAACATCACCAAGAATGACATCTATGATGCGTCGTTATTACTCTTCACCGAGGTGACTAATGCCCAAGTCATTCACTTTTCCTGTATTTTCAATATATTCAGTCGTCCTGGATCCGACCCCTTTTCAATTTCAATCTGCACT GTTGAATTTTATGGACTTGATCGATTCGAGGGGCCATTGTATATTGGGAGTGGTTGCTTCcatagaagagagagtcttACTGGAAGGGAATATAGCGAAGACTTCAAGGGAGATCTGAATGGGAGGATGTGGAGCAAGCCTGTGGGAATGGTTGAAGAATTGGAAGAGAGAAGCAGGAAACTTGCTGCTTGTTATTTTGAAGAGAACACTCTATGGGGAACTGag GTGGGATTGAAATATGGGTGTCCAGTGGAGGATGTCATAACTGGGCTTTCAATACAATGTAGAGGGTGGAAGTCTGTTTATTTCAGCCCAAAGAGAGCTGCTTTCTTGGGGCTTGCTGCCACTACCCTAAATGATGTATTAGTTCAACAAACGAGGTGGTCTGGAGGAGATTTTCAGATCTTAATATCTAGATACTCACCTTTCCTCTGCGGCCCTAAAAAAATAAGCCTTGGTCTTCAGATGTGTTATTGCATCTATTGCTTGTGGGTCCCCAATTGCTTTCCCACTTTATGTTATGCTATTGCGCCATCACTTTGCCTCCTCTATGGAATTCCCATGTTCCCCAAG ATCTCCAGTCTTTGGCTTATACCTTTTGTATATGTTTGCATAAGTTCTTATGGGTACAGTCTGGTGGAAATTTTATGTGTGGGAGGTACATTTAAGATGTGGTGGAATGCACAACGAATGTGGATGATGAGAAGGGTGACATCCTACTTCTTTGCATTCCTCGACTTCATCTTGAAGCTTGTAGGCATGGGGGAGATGAAATTCACAATAACATCCAAAGTTGCAGATGCGGAATCAGAAACCCGATACAGGAACGAAATCATGGAGTTCGGAACTGCGTCGCCCATGTTCATATTGCCCACAACACTTGCTATACATCACTTGGTGTGCTGGGTAGTAATGGTTTTCAGGGTGGTGGAGAAAGGAATTGGAGTTTTGGATGACCTGTTTGTTCAAGCTGCATTATGTGGCTTCTTGGTGCTCATCAGCCTCCCCATTTATGAAGCAGCATTCCTTCGTAGAGACAAGGGACGGATTCCTACATCAGTTACTTCCATCTCTGTAACATTAGccttgatgatatcattcttagCTGCACGCTGA
- the LOC116249783 gene encoding uncharacterized protein LOC116249783 isoform X1, with amino-acid sequence MRGSDIYQRDRDLDEYEEDEQYEEDGEEEAEYEGEDHEEEEPQLTKDQLEYLERRQKLKEIERQKMKKNGLVVASTKEKTPARDSFGSFFGPSQPVVAKRVIEESRAMLDLHLISASGPKASSQQNKNARHIPSANTKSTQSKQPRRPVDQIKTKIEKLKEARDYSFLLSGDAEFPAPAKEPAVQKKPVPTSDVRPSQVAANRKPSESKKPANLLHAAHDRKQTVSAGRSLPTIGAEKGASTSKLKSSGGHMMLPTGNARNGERKFSHTSNGQNAESRKLPAGNVRNGEPRKLPATTAGNGPGRPMVTKVSDQRSQGAILDRKKSAHATIQSNPSGSAPKTSLPKQQISVQRRHVEQERQPQRAEKTTAKMTSLLPTSSMSAKVATQRPTAIKQQNGKLSKPLPSRPMSSNKTKKRRADEYSDEEDGDGGDYRSMIRQMFRYDPRRYGGVDEDDSDMEVGFDRIEAEERRSARIAKEEDERELALIEEEERRERQRKEAKRQKLKHSQR; translated from the exons ATGAGAGGATCTGATATATAT CAGAGGGATAGAGATTTGGATGAATATGAGGAAGATGAACAGTATGAAGAGGACggagaagaagaagctgaaTATGAAGGAGAGGATCATGAAGAGGAAGAACCCCAGCTCACCAAAGATCAGCTAGAATATCTAGAAAGGAGGCAAAAACTGAAGGAAATTGAAAggcagaaaatgaagaagaatggCTTGGTTGTGGCCTCCACTAAAGAGAAAACACCTGCTCGAGATAG TTTTGGTTCCTTTTTTGGACCTTCTCAGCCAGTTGTTGCAAAAAGGGTGATTGAAGAAAGCCGTGCAATGTTAGATTTGCATCTCATTTCGGCCAGTGGACCAAAGGCTTCTTCACAG CAAAACAAGAATGCCCGGCACATTCCAAGTGCAAATACGAAGTCCACTCAGAGTAAGCAGCCACGTAGGCCTGTTGATCAG ATCAAGACTAAAATCGAGAAACTTAAAGAAGCAAGAGATTATTCATTCCTGTTGTCAGGGGATGCAGAATTTCCTGCACCAGCAAAGGAGCCTGCTGTTCAAAAGAAACCTGTTCCAACTTCTG ATGTTCGGCCAAGCCAAGTCGCTGCAAATCGGAAGCCATCAGAGAGCAAGAAGCCTGCCAACCTGCTGCATGCTGCGCATGATAGAAAGCAAACAGTTTCAGCTGGTAGATCTCTGCCCACAATCGGTGCAGAAAAAGGTGCTTCAACAAGCAAACTCAAGTCGTCTGGTGGGCACATGATGCTGCCCACTGGTAATGCAAGGAATGGTGAACGGAAATTTTCTCATACCAGTAACGGGCAGAATGCTGAAAGCAGAAAGCTCCCTGCTGGTAATGTAAGGAATGGTGAACCCAGAAAGCTTCCAGCCACTACTGCAGGGAATGGGCCTGGCCGGCCTATGGTTACCAAGGTATCAGATCAGAGGTCACAGGGTGCTATATTGGACAGAAAGAAGTCTGCTCATGCTACGATCCAAAGTAATCCTTCTGGTAGTGCACCAAAAACATCCTTGCCTAAGCAGCAGATATCTGTCCAAAGGCGGCATGTGGAGCAGGAGAGGCAGCCCCAGAGAGCTGAAAAAACAACTGCTAAAATGACATCTTTACTGCCCACATCATCGATGTCTGCTAAGGTGGCAACTCAACGTCCAACTGCTATAAAACAACag AATGGTAAGCTCTCAAAGCCACTTCCATCACGGCCTATGAGCAGCAACAAGACAAAGAAGAGGCGTGCAGATGAATACTCtgatgaagaagatggtgaTGGGGGGGATTACCGCAGTATGATCAGGCAAATGTTTAG GTATGATCCTCGTAGGTACGGTGGGGTTGATGAGGATGATAGCGACATGGAAGTAGGTTTTGACCGCATTGAAGCAGAGGAAAGGAGAAG TGCAAGGATTGCAAAAGAGGAGGACGAGAGGGAACTTGCCCTCattgaagaggaagagaggagagaacgGCAGAGGAAAGAGGCAAAGAGGCAGAAGCTTAAGCATAGTCAAAGGTAG
- the LOC116249783 gene encoding uncharacterized protein LOC116249783 isoform X2 produces MRGSDIYRDRDLDEYEEDEQYEEDGEEEAEYEGEDHEEEEPQLTKDQLEYLERRQKLKEIERQKMKKNGLVVASTKEKTPARDSFGSFFGPSQPVVAKRVIEESRAMLDLHLISASGPKASSQQNKNARHIPSANTKSTQSKQPRRPVDQIKTKIEKLKEARDYSFLLSGDAEFPAPAKEPAVQKKPVPTSDVRPSQVAANRKPSESKKPANLLHAAHDRKQTVSAGRSLPTIGAEKGASTSKLKSSGGHMMLPTGNARNGERKFSHTSNGQNAESRKLPAGNVRNGEPRKLPATTAGNGPGRPMVTKVSDQRSQGAILDRKKSAHATIQSNPSGSAPKTSLPKQQISVQRRHVEQERQPQRAEKTTAKMTSLLPTSSMSAKVATQRPTAIKQQNGKLSKPLPSRPMSSNKTKKRRADEYSDEEDGDGGDYRSMIRQMFRYDPRRYGGVDEDDSDMEVGFDRIEAEERRSARIAKEEDERELALIEEEERRERQRKEAKRQKLKHSQR; encoded by the exons ATGAGAGGATCTGATATATAT AGGGATAGAGATTTGGATGAATATGAGGAAGATGAACAGTATGAAGAGGACggagaagaagaagctgaaTATGAAGGAGAGGATCATGAAGAGGAAGAACCCCAGCTCACCAAAGATCAGCTAGAATATCTAGAAAGGAGGCAAAAACTGAAGGAAATTGAAAggcagaaaatgaagaagaatggCTTGGTTGTGGCCTCCACTAAAGAGAAAACACCTGCTCGAGATAG TTTTGGTTCCTTTTTTGGACCTTCTCAGCCAGTTGTTGCAAAAAGGGTGATTGAAGAAAGCCGTGCAATGTTAGATTTGCATCTCATTTCGGCCAGTGGACCAAAGGCTTCTTCACAG CAAAACAAGAATGCCCGGCACATTCCAAGTGCAAATACGAAGTCCACTCAGAGTAAGCAGCCACGTAGGCCTGTTGATCAG ATCAAGACTAAAATCGAGAAACTTAAAGAAGCAAGAGATTATTCATTCCTGTTGTCAGGGGATGCAGAATTTCCTGCACCAGCAAAGGAGCCTGCTGTTCAAAAGAAACCTGTTCCAACTTCTG ATGTTCGGCCAAGCCAAGTCGCTGCAAATCGGAAGCCATCAGAGAGCAAGAAGCCTGCCAACCTGCTGCATGCTGCGCATGATAGAAAGCAAACAGTTTCAGCTGGTAGATCTCTGCCCACAATCGGTGCAGAAAAAGGTGCTTCAACAAGCAAACTCAAGTCGTCTGGTGGGCACATGATGCTGCCCACTGGTAATGCAAGGAATGGTGAACGGAAATTTTCTCATACCAGTAACGGGCAGAATGCTGAAAGCAGAAAGCTCCCTGCTGGTAATGTAAGGAATGGTGAACCCAGAAAGCTTCCAGCCACTACTGCAGGGAATGGGCCTGGCCGGCCTATGGTTACCAAGGTATCAGATCAGAGGTCACAGGGTGCTATATTGGACAGAAAGAAGTCTGCTCATGCTACGATCCAAAGTAATCCTTCTGGTAGTGCACCAAAAACATCCTTGCCTAAGCAGCAGATATCTGTCCAAAGGCGGCATGTGGAGCAGGAGAGGCAGCCCCAGAGAGCTGAAAAAACAACTGCTAAAATGACATCTTTACTGCCCACATCATCGATGTCTGCTAAGGTGGCAACTCAACGTCCAACTGCTATAAAACAACag AATGGTAAGCTCTCAAAGCCACTTCCATCACGGCCTATGAGCAGCAACAAGACAAAGAAGAGGCGTGCAGATGAATACTCtgatgaagaagatggtgaTGGGGGGGATTACCGCAGTATGATCAGGCAAATGTTTAG GTATGATCCTCGTAGGTACGGTGGGGTTGATGAGGATGATAGCGACATGGAAGTAGGTTTTGACCGCATTGAAGCAGAGGAAAGGAGAAG TGCAAGGATTGCAAAAGAGGAGGACGAGAGGGAACTTGCCCTCattgaagaggaagagaggagagaacgGCAGAGGAAAGAGGCAAAGAGGCAGAAGCTTAAGCATAGTCAAAGGTAG